The genomic stretch ACCTTTGCGCTCAACAGAGACCACGTGTTGGCAGGCTTGCTCATGGACATGGCTCAATCCAAGGCTGTTCTCCTTGGCCGGATTGGGGAGACTGTAGCCTCGTGGAGGATGTCCCCAACCGTTGTCACACTCTTCGGCTCCGCGGCCCGGGGCGACATGCGCAGTGACAGCGACATCGACTTATTTCTGCTGTTTCCAGATGGCATGGTGGACGGCTCTGTGGAGGATGATGTTGCATCACTCGCCAGCATGGTTGCCTCCTGGACTGGCAATGATGCCCGGCCTCTCGTCTACACGCATGATGAGGTTGAAGACAATCCACTGTTCAGGGGCATAGTTGACGAAGGAATCCACATCTTTGGCGACCGCCGAGCCCTTGTTCGGCAAATGCGGCTAAAGCGGGACGCCGCATGAGAACTGTCGACGCGGACTCAAATGCCCGACGTGGACGCTTGGCCAAAGCCAAGCAATTTCAGCAAGTTGTTGCCGATGCGCTGACACTTGTGCAAGACGGTGAGAACATTGCCGACGCCGTTGTGACACTGTGTGTTCACGCTGGGATAGCAGCATCGGACGCCGTCTGTCCACGTTGCCGGCCATGAAAACCAAGGCTGGGTACGATTACCGGCCGGTGTCGGCAACGGAACTCAGTCGGGCTATTCGGGCCATGGATGCGTTGGTCGACCTTGCCACGATCCAAGCGAGTCGCTGAAGAGTCTGATTTCCCCGCCACAACCATGTCAGGGAGCCAAAGGCATTGGTGTGTGACTACGGTGGGACAACGGCAGCATGGCCACCCAAACGACTCGAGGATCCGTGGACCTTTCCAAGAAGTTCAAGAACTGGCTGTTCAACACCCCGGGAGTGGTCAACACTGCGGGCCTGGACAAAATTGCCGCCCGCGCCGCGGCCCGGGCAGGCGAGATGCTCCACGGCAGCCTGGGGCGGTCCGAAGCCCACCGCCTCTTGGACACCGTGGCAGCGGAAGCTGGCCCGGACACTCTCAACTGGAGCGATGCCGCACTTGAGGAATACCTGGCGGCTGCCAGCGTCCTCGCCCAGGAAGCCCTGGGCATGACACCCTTCGATACGCAGTTGCTGGCGGCAGCCAACATGTTGCGCGGAACCGTGGTGGAGATGGATACCGGCGAAGGAAAAACCCTGGTGGGTGCCTTGGTAGCCGGTGCCCACGCCCTGCGGGGGAACCGGGTGCACGTCCTGACCGTCAACGACTACCTCGCGCACCGGGACGCCGACTGGATGGGGCCGTTCTTTGGCCGGCTGGGGCTTGCCGCGGCATCGGTGACAGAGGCCAGCGCGGCGCAGGAGCGCCGGCAGGCGTACCTTGCGGACATTGTCTACGTCTCCGTCAATGAGCTGGGATTCGACGTGCTGCGGGACCGCTCGTGCACCGAACCGGGGCAGGAAGTCCTCCAGCCCTTCAACGTTTGCATCGTGGACGAGATTGATTCCGTCCTGGTGGACGAGGCGACGGTGCCGCTGGTCCTGGCCGGCCGGGCGCGCAGCGAGCTGGAAAGCGTTGACGTGGCGGACTTCGTCAAGACCCTCAGCTCCGGCACCCATTATGAGGTGGCCCCGGACAAGCGCAACGTGTCCCTCACAGACGCGGGCCTCGCGGCAGTCGAGGCGAGGTGGCCCGGCGTCGAACTTTATTCGGTGGCCGGCACGCCGCTTTTCTCCTCCGTCAACACGGCCCTGCACGCAGAAGTCCTGCTGCAGCGCGACGTCGACTACATTGTCCGCGACGGCAAGGCGGAGATCGTCTCTGACTCGCGCGGGCGCGTGGCCTCGCTGCAGCGCTGGCCGGACGGATTGCAGGCGGCGGTGGAGACCAAGGAGGGGCTGCTCCGAACCGAACAGGGCGAGGTCCTGGACCAGCTGCTGGTGCGTGACCTCATCAAGAGTTTTACGGCCGTGACCGGGATGAGCGGCACGGCCGTGGCTGTTTCGGAGTACCTGCGCACGCATTACGAGCTCGACGCCGGCCGGATCCCCTCCCACAAGCCGTGCATCCGCAAGGACCTGCCGGAGCGGATCTATGCCACCAGCGCCCACCGCGATGCCGCCGTGGTCCTGGCCGCCGTCGAGGCACATGCAACGGGCCGGCCGGTGCTGGTGGGGACACATGACGTGGCGGCATCGGAGCGTTTCGCCGGGCTTTTGGCGGCCAGGGGCCTGGAACCCCAGGTCCTCAACGCCCGCAACGACAGCGTGGAGGCGCAGGTGGTGGCTCAGGCCGGGCGGCGCAGGGCCCTCACCGTGTCAACACAGATGGCCGGCCGCGGCACCGACATCCTCCTCGGCGGGACGCCCGCCAACCCGTCCGCGCACGCGGATGTGGCCGGGCTCGGCGGCCTGCTGGTCATCATCGTGGGCCGCTTTTACTCACCCCGCCTCGACGCGCAGCTCCGGGGACGTGCCGGGCGGCAGGGCGATCCCGGCGCCAGCATCATCTACTCCAGCATGGAAGACCCGGCCGCGAACGGCCAGGAAGCGCACGGCCTGGAGCTCACCGAATCTGTGGCCCGGGATGTTGACGACGCCGGACTCGTCACCAGGGCGGGCCTGTCTGCCCTGCTGGACCGGGCGCAACGGCTCGCGGAGCAGGAACGGTTCACCACGCAGCAGAACTCCTGGAAGTACAACGAGCTGATTGCCTACCAGCGCAAGGTCGTGCTGGCCGAGCGGTCACGGGTGCTCCACGAGGCCGGTGCCGCACTGGAAATTCTGGCCGTCCTCGACGGCAGTCCCGCTGGCATCCCCGCCGGCGGCGCCCCGGGCGAAGGCGGCGGACGTCTGGCGGAGATGGCAGGAATCCTCGGGCAGGAGGAAATGGCGAGGGTGTGCCGGGAAGTGCTGCTCTTTGAACTCGATGCCTTGTGGAGCGACCACCTGGCACTGCTGTCCGAGCAGCGCGCGGCGATCCACCTACGCGCCCTGGGCCGGCAGAATCCGCTCGATGAATTCCGCCGCGAAACCATCCGCGCCTTTGAGGGTTTCCTGGACGACGCCCACGCCAATGCGCGCGAAACTGTGGAGGGCTTGGACGCCACCGGCGGGCAGGTGGACCTGGAAGCAGCCGGCATCCGCCGCGGCTCCACCACCTGGACGTACGTGGTGGACGAGAACCCCTTCGGGAACCCCACCGACCAGGCCATCAAGTGGCTGCTGAAAAAGCTGGGCAGGTAGCGGCGCCGGAGCCACCGACTCGTTGCGGCCGGGCTGCCGGCCTGCCCAAACCGCTATGCGGGCAGGCCAAAAGGGCGAATACTTGAAGGTGCCAACCCTTCAACACTGCAGGAGGCCGCAATCATGGCCAAGCTCATTTATATGGCAATGACGTCCCTGGACGGCTATACCAATGACCGTGACGGCAACTTCGACTGGGCCATGCCCGACGACGAGGTGCACGCCTTCGCCAACGACCTGGAACAGGGTGTGGGCACCCACCTGTACGGCCGCCGGCTCTACGAAACCATGAAGGTGTGGGAGGAATTCTACGGCCGGCCCGACCTCATCAAGGTGGTCCGTGACTACGCCGACGCCTGGCACCAGATCGACAAGGTGGTCTACTCCCGCACCATGGAATCGACGGCCACGGCGCGGACCCGGATCGAACGCGACTTTGACCCTGCCGCCGTCCAGGCCATGAAAGCCCAGGCCGGGCAGGACATCTCCGTGGGCGGGGCGAACCTTGCCGGCCAGGCGCTCGCAGCAGGGATCGTGGACGAGATCCACCTGCTCCTGTTCCCAGTCTTGGTGGGCGGCGGCACCCCGGCCCTGCCCGAACGCCTGAGCACCCCGCTGGAACTGCTGGGCCAGCGCACCTTCGGCAGCGGCGTCGTGCATCTCCACTATGCGGTGAAGAATGGGGCGGCAGGGGAATTGCCGGCTGGTGCCTAGATTGCCAGCATTCCCCACAGCAGCCAGGCCGAAACTGCCGCGGCGCCGAAGATGACCACGGCGAAGCCGCCGAGCCACAGGAACGGCGGCGTGCGGGTCGCCTGGGCGAGGAGGTACGCGTCCGAACTGCCGAGCTGGCCACGGCGGCGCGTGTGGACGGCGGCGACCTTGAAGAAGTCGCGCACGGAGCCCACGCCAAGCGCGATGCCGAGGATCAAGACCGCCCAGCCCACGGTTTCCGCGGTGGCGAACATGACCAGGCACTGGGCTGCGGCCGCGCTGAGCAGGGCCACCATGATGCCGGTGAAGTTGCGCAGGAAGATCAAGGCCAGCAGCAGGACCAGCGCGCCAATCGACGCCGCGGCGCCGGCCCAGCCCGCCGACACCGACCACACGAGCGCCAGCCCCACCACCGCCGGGGCTGGGTAGCCCCAGAAACCGGACCAGGTGGCGCCGAAGCCGCGGCGGCCGCTGCTGACCAGCTCGCCGGAATGGTCCAGCCCGATCCGCAGCCCGTGGACCACGCGGCCGGTCATGAGTGCGGCGAAGGCGTGCCCGAGTTCGTGCACGAAGGTCACGTACAGCCCGAACCAGCGCCAGGTGGCGTGGGGGATGCTCAGGACCACGGCGGAGGCAACGATGAGCAGGAGTGCGCCGATCGGGAAGCTGGGGACGTCGGTGCGGGTGAAGCCGTTGAGGATGGCGGACCACCAGCTGGCGGCGGCGTTGGTCAGGTCCCCTGCGGCGTCAGTCATTCCAGCAGCGTAGACGATGAAGCTGGCAGCGCCGTTTCGCCTCCACAGCGCCGCCGGCCGATCATGCCCCGAAAGGGATCAGCCCTGCGTGAAATATCCTTGCACCAGTGCCTGGCTCGGGGTTCGCTGAAGGCATGGCAAACATTTTGATTCTTGGCGGGACCGCGTGGCTGGGCAGGACCCTGGCTGAACTGGCGCTGGCGGCCGGGCACGCCGTCACCACCCTGGCCCGCGGGCAGAGCGGCGATTTTCCGGAAGGCGCGGACGCCGTCGTGCTTGACCGCGACAACGCGGACGGCGGGCCCAACGGCGGATACGCCCCGGTTGCCGCGCAGGACTGGGACCTGGTGGTGGAGTTGGCCCGGGTTCCCGGGCACGCCCTGGGCGCGGTGCAGGCGTTGTCGCCGCGGGCCCGGAACTGGGTGCTCGTGTCCTCCTGCTCGGTGTACGCGGACCATTCCAGGCCTGCCGGGGATGAGGGCGCGCAGCTGTTGCCGGCGCTCGGCCCTCGGGAGGCGTACACGCCGGAGCGGTACGGGGAGGCGAAGGCCGCCTGCGAACAGCTGACCGCGGCGGCCCGGGACGGCGCGGCGCTGCTGGTGCGGGCGGGGCTGGTCGGCGGACCGGGGGACCCGACCGCCCGCAGCAGCTACTGGCCCCTGCGGCTGGCGGATCCACACCGGCCGGCCCTGCTGCCCATCGACGACGGCCCACACTACCCGCAGCACGTGCAGCTTGTGGACGTCCGCGACCTGGCCGCCTTCATCCTCGACGCCGGGCTGGCCGGGCGAACCGGGCCGGTCAACGCGGTGGGCCGGGCGGTCCCGCTGTCCGAGGCGCTCACCGCTGCGGCAGGGGCGGCGCGGACGGGGCCCGGGCCCGCGGGGCGGGAGTTGTCCGGTTACCCCATTTCCGCCATGGAGGGCGACGGCGTTGCCCCCTGGAGCGGGCCGCGGTCCCTGCCGCTGGTGCTTCCGCCGGAGACGGCCTACGCCGGGTTTGCGCGCCGCTCGGATGCGCTGGCACTGGAGATGGGGCTGCGGCGGAGGCCCTTGGCGGAGACATTCCGGGACATCATCGCCGCCGGTGAACCATGGGCCGGGCGGCAGCTCGCCTCGGGTCTCAGCGCGGCGGACGAGGCCTCCCTGCTGGGGGCCCGGGCACGGCCGGCGGGTTGACAACCCACCCCCGCCGCATGCAACACTGGGAATGCTCTGTCCCCTATGTCAGGAAATCCGTTGACAATTTGGTTCGCTTCCGCCTAATCCGCGCCGAAGTAGTGCACGCCCGTCCTTAAAGGCCCGGCCTGCCCTCGGCGCATTCATTTGCCGAGGAGAACCATGCAGAACACCCATCCCATTTCGCTGTCCCAGCTCACCTTTTCGTGGCCGGACGGCACCCCTGTCTTTACGGACCTGACCGCCGTGTTTGCCGCGGGCCGCACCGGCCTGGTGGGCCCCAACGGCACGGGCAAGACCGCATTGCTGCGCCTGATCGCCGGGGAGCTGGCGCCGAACAGCGGCACGGTTGTGACGGCGTCGAACGTCAGTTATTTGCCGCAAAAGCTCACTTTGCGCACGGAGCAGACCGTCACCGACCTGCTGGGCCTGGCCGAGAAGCGCCATGCCCTGGCCGCCGTCCTGGCCGGGCACGAAGCCAACATGGCCGAAAACTTGGAGCTCATCGGCGACGACTGGGACCTGGAGGAACGCGCCGTTGCGCTGCTGGCCGGGTACGGGCTGCCCGCCGCCGGCCCGGACTTCCTGGACCGGACCGTCGGCACGCTCTCCGGCGGCGAGGCCATGATCACCGCGCTGGCCGGACTGGAGCTGGCCGCCCGGCCCATCACGCTGCTTGACGAACCCACCAACAACCTGGACCGTACCGCGCGGAACCGGCTCTACCAGGCGGTGGAACGCTGGCGCGGCACGCTCATTGTGGCCACTCACGACCGCGCCCTGCTGGACCGCGTCGACGCCATCGCCGAATTGCGCCCCGTCCGCAGCCGCGCGTGGGAGGGGGAGCGCGTGGAGCTCATCCGGCACGGCGGCAATTGGGAGGTTTACGAGGCCGAGGTCGCCGCTGAGCGTGAGGCCGCCGAGCGTGCGGTGCGCGACGCCGGCGCCCGGCTTGCCACCGAGAAGCGCCAGCGGATCGAGGCGGAGACCAAGATCGCCCGCCGTGCCAAGCAGGGCCGCAAGGCGGCGTCAGGGCTGCCGCCGATCATTGCGAATGAGCGCCGCAAGCAGGCCGAACAGTCGGCCGGGAAGGTGCGCGGCACCATGGGCAGCCGCGAGACCGACGCCGCCGAGGCGCTCGCCGACGCCCGCGACTCCGTCCGCGCCGACACCCGGATCCGGATCGACCTCCCGGACACAGCCGTGCCGGCGGGGCGGACGGTGCTGGACGTCCCTGCTGCTGTGGTTTCCCTCGGTCGGATGCACGACGGCGGCGCGCCCCTTGAGCCCGACGCCCGCCTGTCGCTACGCGGACCCGAGCGGGTGGCGCTGACCGGGCCCAACGGCGTGGGAAAGACGACGCTGTTGAATGCGTTGGGTCCGCTGGCCGCCGTGCCGGTGGGATACCTGCGCCAGCGCAACGGGGGAGCCGGAGGTGTCGGTCCAGACCTTGCTGATTCGTGGGAGGGCCTGGACGACTCCCTCACCGTGCTGGAAAACGTGCGGGCGGCGGCACCGGCGGTGTCCCTGCCGGAGGTGCGCGAGCAGCTCGCCCGGTTCCATTTCCGTGGCAACCTTGCCAACCAGCCCGTGGGGGAGCTCTCCGGCGGGGAGCGGTTCCGGGTGGCGCTGGCCAGGATCCTGCTCGCCAGCCCGGCGCCGCAGCTGCTTCTCCTGGACGAGCCCACCAACAACCTGGACCTGGTGTCCACGGAACAGCTGGTCTCCGCGCTCGCCGACTTCAAGGGTGCCCTGGTGGTCTCCAGCCACGACGAGGGGTTTCTTTCCGAGCTGATGCCGGAACGGACGTGGGAATTGAGGCGCGCAGAACCGCAGCCGGGGCAGGGAATGTAGCGTCAGCGCTCAAGCTGCGTATCGGGTGCCTGACGTGGCCGCGGAATATCCAGTGCGGCTGAAAACGTTGAACATGGTATCAATATTGATACCATTGACCATGGCAAGTGTAGCGAAAGTTCTTGCGAGAATGCGGCAAAACCCCGCATCGGTGCGCTTCGCTGACTTGGAACGGGTTTGTGAACACTATTTTGGTGAACCCAGGCAGCGGGGCACCTCTCACCAGGTATATAAGACGCCGTGGCTTGGAGACCCCAGGATAAACATCCAGGACAACCATGGAAAAGCCAAACCGCACCAAGTTCGGCAGGTGCTTTCGGCCATCGAGAAATTGAAGGAGTCATCATGAGTCACACTGACCACTACAGCTATCGAGT from Arthrobacter stackebrandtii encodes the following:
- a CDS encoding nucleotidyltransferase domain-containing protein gives rise to the protein MGILYVLCGADESFTAPLIHRLLPEEGSLPGVRYALPGLVDQGIVLERKLGRISTFALNRDHVLAGLLMDMAQSKAVLLGRIGETVASWRMSPTVVTLFGSAARGDMRSDSDIDLFLLFPDGMVDGSVEDDVASLASMVASWTGNDARPLVYTHDEVEDNPLFRGIVDEGIHIFGDRRALVRQMRLKRDAA
- the secA2 gene encoding accessory Sec system translocase SecA2; protein product: MATQTTRGSVDLSKKFKNWLFNTPGVVNTAGLDKIAARAAARAGEMLHGSLGRSEAHRLLDTVAAEAGPDTLNWSDAALEEYLAAASVLAQEALGMTPFDTQLLAAANMLRGTVVEMDTGEGKTLVGALVAGAHALRGNRVHVLTVNDYLAHRDADWMGPFFGRLGLAAASVTEASAAQERRQAYLADIVYVSVNELGFDVLRDRSCTEPGQEVLQPFNVCIVDEIDSVLVDEATVPLVLAGRARSELESVDVADFVKTLSSGTHYEVAPDKRNVSLTDAGLAAVEARWPGVELYSVAGTPLFSSVNTALHAEVLLQRDVDYIVRDGKAEIVSDSRGRVASLQRWPDGLQAAVETKEGLLRTEQGEVLDQLLVRDLIKSFTAVTGMSGTAVAVSEYLRTHYELDAGRIPSHKPCIRKDLPERIYATSAHRDAAVVLAAVEAHATGRPVLVGTHDVAASERFAGLLAARGLEPQVLNARNDSVEAQVVAQAGRRRALTVSTQMAGRGTDILLGGTPANPSAHADVAGLGGLLVIIVGRFYSPRLDAQLRGRAGRQGDPGASIIYSSMEDPAANGQEAHGLELTESVARDVDDAGLVTRAGLSALLDRAQRLAEQERFTTQQNSWKYNELIAYQRKVVLAERSRVLHEAGAALEILAVLDGSPAGIPAGGAPGEGGGRLAEMAGILGQEEMARVCREVLLFELDALWSDHLALLSEQRAAIHLRALGRQNPLDEFRRETIRAFEGFLDDAHANARETVEGLDATGGQVDLEAAGIRRGSTTWTYVVDENPFGNPTDQAIKWLLKKLGR
- a CDS encoding dihydrofolate reductase family protein; its protein translation is MAKLIYMAMTSLDGYTNDRDGNFDWAMPDDEVHAFANDLEQGVGTHLYGRRLYETMKVWEEFYGRPDLIKVVRDYADAWHQIDKVVYSRTMESTATARTRIERDFDPAAVQAMKAQAGQDISVGGANLAGQALAAGIVDEIHLLLFPVLVGGGTPALPERLSTPLELLGQRTFGSGVVHLHYAVKNGAAGELPAGA
- a CDS encoding M50 family metallopeptidase; translated protein: MTDAAGDLTNAAASWWSAILNGFTRTDVPSFPIGALLLIVASAVVLSIPHATWRWFGLYVTFVHELGHAFAALMTGRVVHGLRIGLDHSGELVSSGRRGFGATWSGFWGYPAPAVVGLALVWSVSAGWAGAAASIGALVLLLALIFLRNFTGIMVALLSAAAAQCLVMFATAETVGWAVLILGIALGVGSVRDFFKVAAVHTRRRGQLGSSDAYLLAQATRTPPFLWLGGFAVVIFGAAAVSAWLLWGMLAI
- a CDS encoding ABC-F family ATP-binding cassette domain-containing protein, with the protein product MQNTHPISLSQLTFSWPDGTPVFTDLTAVFAAGRTGLVGPNGTGKTALLRLIAGELAPNSGTVVTASNVSYLPQKLTLRTEQTVTDLLGLAEKRHALAAVLAGHEANMAENLELIGDDWDLEERAVALLAGYGLPAAGPDFLDRTVGTLSGGEAMITALAGLELAARPITLLDEPTNNLDRTARNRLYQAVERWRGTLIVATHDRALLDRVDAIAELRPVRSRAWEGERVELIRHGGNWEVYEAEVAAEREAAERAVRDAGARLATEKRQRIEAETKIARRAKQGRKAASGLPPIIANERRKQAEQSAGKVRGTMGSRETDAAEALADARDSVRADTRIRIDLPDTAVPAGRTVLDVPAAVVSLGRMHDGGAPLEPDARLSLRGPERVALTGPNGVGKTTLLNALGPLAAVPVGYLRQRNGGAGGVGPDLADSWEGLDDSLTVLENVRAAAPAVSLPEVREQLARFHFRGNLANQPVGELSGGERFRVALARILLASPAPQLLLLDEPTNNLDLVSTEQLVSALADFKGALVVSSHDEGFLSELMPERTWELRRAEPQPGQGM